Proteins from a genomic interval of Microbacterium esteraromaticum:
- the ctlX gene encoding citrulline utilization hydrolase CtlX, producing the protein MIRPHRFRPNPQTAADNTFQRPADHDVSREAYDVCTQVAERLTEAGVRVHVFEDEGDAHPDSVFPNNWFSTHAGGRVAVYPMYAPNRRGERRADIIEMLKAQYRVQEVIDYSGLEPDDLFLEGTGAMVLDHVSRIAYAVRSNRCDPVLVERFCTVFGYEPVVFDAVDPDGVPIYHTNVMMCIGTDIALIGLDAIVGDARRDEIARRIRETGRTLIPLTAQQVAAFAGNALELRGHGGERMLVISETGYRSLTEEQVQTLSASCRIVPVDVAPIELAGGSVRCMLAGIHLDAR; encoded by the coding sequence ATGATCCGTCCCCACCGATTCCGTCCGAACCCGCAGACGGCCGCCGACAACACTTTCCAGCGCCCCGCCGACCACGACGTCTCGCGCGAGGCGTACGACGTGTGCACGCAGGTCGCCGAGCGTCTCACCGAGGCGGGTGTGCGCGTGCACGTGTTCGAGGACGAGGGCGACGCCCACCCCGACAGTGTCTTCCCGAACAACTGGTTCTCGACACACGCCGGCGGCCGGGTCGCGGTGTACCCCATGTACGCGCCGAACCGGCGAGGTGAGCGTCGTGCCGACATCATCGAGATGCTCAAGGCGCAGTACCGGGTGCAGGAGGTCATCGACTACTCGGGGCTCGAACCCGACGACCTGTTCCTTGAGGGCACCGGAGCGATGGTGCTCGACCACGTTTCACGGATCGCCTATGCGGTGCGTTCGAACCGCTGCGACCCGGTGCTCGTGGAGCGCTTCTGCACGGTGTTCGGGTATGAACCGGTCGTCTTCGATGCGGTCGACCCCGACGGGGTGCCGATCTATCACACCAACGTCATGATGTGCATCGGCACCGACATCGCCCTCATCGGGCTGGACGCGATCGTCGGCGACGCGCGCCGCGACGAGATCGCGCGGCGCATCCGCGAGACCGGGCGCACGCTGATCCCGCTGACGGCTCAGCAGGTCGCCGCGTTCGCGGGCAACGCGCTGGAACTGCGTGGGCACGGCGGCGAGCGGATGCTGGTGATCTCCGAGACCGGCTATCGCAGCCTGACCGAAGAGCAGGTGCAGACACTGTCGGCGTCGTGCCGGATCGTACCCGTCGATGTCGCGCCCATCGAGCTCGCCGGCGGTTCCGTACGCTGCATGCTCGCGGGCATCCACCTCGACGCGCGCTGA
- a CDS encoding DNA-3-methyladenine glycosylase 2 family protein — MSLTTEHAERYRAISARDTRFDGQFVTAVRSTGIYCRPSCPARTPKPENVTFYPTSAAAHEAGYRACKRCLPEAAPGSPAWNLRGDVAARAMRLIAAGTVEHEGVPGLAQRLGYSPRHLTRLLNAELGAGPLALARAHRAHTARMLLVGTDLPVAEVAFSAGFSSIRQCNDTIREVFAMTPGELRARRRGAIGAESGVIDLLLPHRAPMDAGGVFAWMADRALPGMEVATATSFARNLRMPGGPAYLEVRQTPEGQLRLRARVTRLGDLAPLVSTARRLFDLDADPQAVDEALSAHPQLAPRVAALAGIRVPGAADPHEMLIRAMVGQQITVAAARTALTALVEHLGERTADGGMLFPTMAAIAEHGTDVLRGPAARIRAITGAAAALADGSLTLTVGDDAAEQRERLLAMPGIGPWTADYVRMRVIGDPDVFLPGDVAMRAGAAACGLPGEAKPLAEWATRVAPWRSYLTAHLWRAAPVRVPRQTKTTLKESS; from the coding sequence ATGAGCCTCACAACCGAGCACGCCGAGCGGTACCGGGCGATCAGTGCGCGCGACACGCGGTTCGACGGGCAGTTCGTCACAGCGGTGCGCTCGACCGGCATCTACTGCCGGCCGAGTTGCCCCGCGCGCACCCCGAAGCCCGAGAACGTGACGTTCTACCCGACCAGTGCCGCCGCGCACGAAGCGGGGTACCGGGCCTGCAAGCGCTGCCTGCCCGAGGCTGCTCCGGGCTCGCCGGCATGGAACCTGCGCGGAGACGTGGCCGCGCGGGCGATGCGGCTGATCGCCGCCGGAACGGTGGAGCACGAGGGCGTGCCGGGGCTCGCGCAGCGTCTGGGATACTCGCCCCGGCATCTCACCCGCCTACTGAACGCCGAACTCGGCGCCGGCCCTCTCGCCCTGGCTCGTGCGCACCGAGCGCATACCGCTCGCATGCTGCTGGTCGGCACCGATCTGCCGGTCGCCGAGGTCGCCTTCTCGGCCGGCTTCTCCAGCATCCGCCAGTGCAACGACACGATCCGCGAGGTCTTTGCGATGACTCCGGGCGAGCTGCGGGCCCGGCGTCGCGGCGCCATCGGCGCCGAGAGCGGAGTCATCGACCTGCTGCTGCCGCATCGCGCGCCGATGGATGCCGGTGGCGTGTTCGCCTGGATGGCCGACCGTGCGCTGCCCGGGATGGAGGTCGCCACGGCGACGTCCTTCGCGCGGAACCTGCGGATGCCCGGCGGACCCGCATATCTCGAGGTGCGGCAGACCCCAGAAGGGCAGTTGCGTCTGCGTGCTCGTGTCACCCGTCTGGGAGACCTCGCCCCGCTCGTCTCGACCGCGCGGCGGCTGTTCGATCTCGACGCCGATCCGCAGGCCGTTGACGAGGCGCTCAGTGCGCATCCGCAGCTCGCGCCCCGCGTCGCGGCGCTCGCGGGCATCCGCGTGCCCGGCGCCGCCGACCCGCACGAGATGCTCATCCGTGCCATGGTCGGCCAGCAGATCACCGTCGCGGCCGCGCGCACGGCGCTGACGGCGCTGGTCGAGCACCTGGGGGAGCGCACCGCTGACGGTGGAATGTTGTTCCCGACCATGGCTGCGATCGCCGAGCACGGTACCGACGTGCTGCGCGGCCCCGCCGCGCGCATCCGCGCGATCACCGGGGCAGCGGCGGCGCTCGCCGACGGGTCGCTGACGCTCACGGTCGGCGACGACGCGGCCGAGCAGCGGGAGCGGCTGCTCGCGATGCCGGGTATCGGACCGTGGACGGCGGACTATGTGCGGATGCGGGTGATCGGCGACCCCGATGTGTTCCTGCCCGGCGATGTCGCCATGCGCGCCGGAGCTGCCGCCTGCGGTCTACCGGGCGAGGCGAAGCCCCTCGCCGAGTGGGCCACGCGCGTGGCGCCCTGGCGCAGTTACCTCACCGCGCACCTCTGGCGCGCGGCGCCCGTGCGGGTGCCGCGCCAGACGAAGACAACCCTGAAGGAGTCCTCATGA
- a CDS encoding methylated-DNA--[protein]-cysteine S-methyltransferase has product MTALIQTIDTPDGALTILADAQQRVLASGWSADHAEIVARVHPSLRPDGIAEGATDAAGAARAYYTGDLSAIDGVVVRQHGTELQRAGWEALRRITPGSPLTYSEFAVELGSPQAVRAAASICARNAPALFVPCHRVLRADGTLGGFAWGLEVKQRLLAREAVGVG; this is encoded by the coding sequence ATGACCGCTCTCATCCAGACCATCGACACCCCTGACGGCGCCCTGACGATCCTTGCCGACGCCCAGCAGCGCGTGCTCGCCTCTGGCTGGAGCGCCGATCACGCCGAGATCGTCGCGCGGGTGCATCCGTCGTTGCGCCCTGACGGAATCGCGGAGGGGGCGACGGATGCTGCCGGCGCGGCCCGCGCGTACTACACGGGCGACCTGTCGGCGATCGACGGCGTCGTCGTGCGCCAGCACGGCACCGAACTGCAGCGGGCCGGCTGGGAGGCGCTGCGCCGGATCACGCCGGGCAGCCCGCTGACCTACAGCGAGTTCGCGGTCGAGCTCGGCAGCCCCCAGGCGGTGCGCGCGGCGGCATCCATCTGTGCCCGCAACGCACCCGCCCTGTTCGTACCGTGCCATCGCGTGCTGCGCGCCGACGGCACGCTCGGCGGCTTCGCCTGGGGGCTGGAGGTCAAGCAGCGCCTGCTCGCGCGCGAAGCGGTGGGCGTCGGCTGA
- a CDS encoding ketopantoate reductase family protein: MAKVAVVGCGAMGSVYAGLMQEAGHEVHGVTLWTDHVAAVNERGLRVYGDSGDRTVRLASMSTTTEGIGTCDLVIIATKAYDIAAAAQSVAPLLAEHTIVQTVQNGLGSPQIAAEHIDPDRIAVGVVGGFGASVPTPGEAHHNGREITRFGSYRGLSREALERGGEVWTSAGFGVALFDDLDQMVWEKLIMNAAFSGTSFLTGLPIGRIIDTPAAWEIGGGCAQEAIDVASALGVTLDVGDPIEHIRHLGTRIGDAYPSVRLDGVLRRRSEIDAINGAVAREGRRAGVPTPINDMVVTLVHATESAYVHLADVTRVG; this comes from the coding sequence ATGGCAAAGGTCGCTGTCGTCGGATGCGGAGCCATGGGCTCTGTCTATGCCGGCTTGATGCAAGAAGCCGGTCACGAGGTGCACGGAGTCACGCTGTGGACCGACCACGTCGCCGCGGTGAACGAACGCGGGCTGCGCGTGTACGGCGACAGCGGCGACCGCACGGTACGCCTCGCGTCGATGTCAACGACGACCGAGGGCATCGGCACCTGCGATCTGGTGATCATCGCGACCAAGGCGTACGACATCGCCGCCGCAGCGCAGTCGGTGGCACCACTGCTCGCCGAGCACACGATCGTTCAGACCGTGCAGAACGGGCTCGGTTCCCCGCAGATCGCTGCGGAGCACATCGATCCCGACCGCATCGCCGTCGGTGTCGTCGGCGGATTCGGGGCATCGGTGCCGACGCCCGGAGAGGCTCACCACAACGGTCGCGAGATCACGCGGTTCGGCTCGTACCGCGGACTCTCCCGTGAAGCGCTCGAGCGAGGCGGAGAGGTGTGGACCAGCGCAGGCTTCGGCGTGGCACTGTTCGACGACCTCGACCAGATGGTGTGGGAGAAGCTGATCATGAACGCGGCGTTCTCGGGAACCTCGTTCCTGACGGGCCTGCCCATCGGTCGCATCATCGATACGCCCGCCGCGTGGGAGATCGGCGGCGGGTGCGCACAGGAGGCGATCGACGTCGCGTCAGCGCTGGGGGTCACCCTCGATGTCGGCGACCCGATCGAGCACATCCGGCACCTCGGCACCAGAATCGGCGACGCCTACCCGTCGGTGCGGCTGGACGGCGTGCTGCGACGGCGCAGCGAGATCGATGCGATCAACGGCGCGGTCGCCCGCGAAGGGCGCCGCGCCGGAGTGCCGACGCCGATCAACGACATGGTCGTCACGCTCGTGCACGCCACCGAGAGCGCCTACGTCCACCTGGCGGATGTGACCCGCGTCGGCTGA
- a CDS encoding CaiB/BaiF CoA transferase family protein, translating to MTGTTPTSALAGLRVIDAASLAAAPLVATYLAEFGAEVIKVEDPNAGDALRAWGVRKDGVGLMWKSVARNKKPVTANLRTSAGQELLKQLAGEADVIIFNTRPSTLEKWGLDYESLRETHPHLIYLHITAFGEGGPDTDRPGFGTLGEAMSGFAHTTGEADGPPTLPSFMLADGVASLNAVYAVLIALYHRDVRGGGGQKIDVNLVEPLARLLEQSVLTFDQLGENPARTGNRWAITVPRNTYKTQDGRWIVMSGSAPSIALRVYKAIGRPELVDDPAYADPQQRLQRADEIDAMVADWIGAHPFDDVMRIFADEQVAVAPVYDAEQLLADPHHQARGTFVRMPDADLGSMRVQAPVPRLSVTPGRVEHLGRELGADSSEIYASWLGLDEARIGELRAAGAV from the coding sequence ATGACAGGCACGACGCCCACGAGCGCACTCGCAGGCCTGCGCGTGATCGACGCGGCCTCGCTCGCCGCCGCACCCCTGGTGGCCACCTATCTGGCCGAGTTCGGTGCCGAGGTGATCAAGGTCGAAGACCCGAACGCCGGCGACGCGTTGCGCGCCTGGGGCGTGCGCAAGGACGGCGTCGGCCTGATGTGGAAGAGCGTCGCGCGCAACAAGAAGCCCGTCACCGCGAATCTGCGCACCTCCGCGGGGCAGGAGCTGCTCAAGCAGCTCGCCGGTGAGGCCGACGTCATCATCTTCAACACTCGGCCGAGCACGCTCGAGAAGTGGGGGCTCGACTACGAGTCGCTTCGCGAGACGCATCCGCACCTGATCTACCTGCACATCACCGCATTCGGCGAGGGTGGCCCCGACACCGACCGTCCGGGGTTCGGAACGCTGGGCGAGGCGATGAGCGGGTTCGCCCACACCACGGGTGAGGCCGACGGCCCGCCCACGCTGCCGTCCTTCATGCTGGCGGATGGTGTCGCATCATTGAACGCGGTGTACGCCGTGCTGATCGCGCTCTACCACCGCGACGTGCGCGGAGGTGGCGGGCAGAAGATCGATGTGAATCTGGTCGAGCCGTTGGCGCGGCTGCTCGAGCAGTCGGTGCTGACCTTCGACCAGCTCGGCGAGAACCCGGCGCGCACGGGCAACCGCTGGGCGATCACCGTGCCGCGCAACACGTACAAGACCCAGGACGGGCGGTGGATCGTGATGTCGGGCAGTGCCCCGTCGATCGCGTTGCGCGTCTACAAGGCCATCGGTCGACCGGAGCTGGTCGACGACCCCGCCTACGCCGATCCGCAGCAGCGGTTGCAGCGCGCCGACGAGATCGATGCCATGGTCGCCGACTGGATCGGCGCGCACCCGTTCGATGACGTCATGCGCATCTTCGCCGACGAGCAGGTCGCCGTCGCCCCGGTCTACGACGCCGAGCAGCTTCTCGCCGACCCGCACCACCAGGCGCGTGGGACCTTTGTGCGGATGCCGGATGCCGACCTCGGCAGTATGCGTGTGCAGGCGCCCGTGCCCCGGTTGTCGGTCACGCCGGGACGAGTCGAGCATCTCGGGCGCGAGCTCGGCGCCGACAGCTCCGAGATCTACGCGTCGTGGCTCGGACTGGACGAGGCCCGAATCGGCGAGCTGCGCGCCGCCGGCGCCGTCTGA
- a CDS encoding HpcH/HpaI aldolase/citrate lyase family protein — protein MTEAPAPEAPAPLRSLLFCPADNERRVQKMNEIRPDAAALDLEDAVADANKTAARALARAGITSIPDVRSYVRVNHPSTGRTQADIEAVIQPDLNGIVLPKVEDVETVRAADEWIGEAERLHGVTPGATRMLILIESALGIADARQILAASPRIETAIFGAHDFMRDLDIDGLDHSDSAEELLYARSALVLAARAAGVSKPLDGPFIAFQEDERILAMCRQARQFGFRGKMLIHPNQVPLSNRGFEASDAEKANARMILELFAAAEAAGSGAIVHDGRLVDYAIVERAEKILGV, from the coding sequence ATGACTGAAGCACCCGCCCCCGAAGCGCCGGCGCCGCTGCGCTCACTGCTCTTCTGCCCGGCCGACAACGAACGCCGGGTGCAGAAGATGAACGAGATCCGCCCCGACGCCGCGGCCCTCGACCTCGAGGATGCCGTCGCCGACGCCAACAAGACCGCGGCACGAGCACTGGCCAGAGCGGGCATCACGAGCATCCCCGACGTGCGCAGCTACGTCCGGGTCAACCACCCGTCGACCGGGCGCACGCAGGCCGACATCGAGGCCGTCATCCAGCCGGACCTGAACGGCATCGTGCTACCGAAGGTCGAGGACGTCGAGACGGTGCGCGCCGCAGACGAGTGGATCGGCGAGGCGGAGCGCTTGCACGGTGTGACCCCGGGGGCGACGCGGATGCTGATCCTCATCGAGTCGGCGCTGGGCATCGCCGACGCACGACAGATCCTCGCGGCGAGCCCCCGAATCGAGACGGCGATCTTCGGCGCGCACGACTTCATGCGCGACCTCGACATCGATGGACTCGACCACTCCGACAGCGCGGAGGAACTGCTCTACGCGCGCTCCGCACTGGTGTTGGCGGCGCGCGCGGCGGGCGTCTCCAAACCCCTCGACGGCCCCTTCATCGCGTTCCAGGAGGACGAGCGTATTCTCGCGATGTGCCGCCAGGCACGGCAGTTCGGGTTCCGCGGCAAGATGCTCATCCACCCGAACCAGGTCCCCCTGAGCAACCGTGGGTTCGAGGCGTCTGACGCCGAGAAGGCGAACGCCCGTATGATCCTCGAACTGTTCGCCGCCGCAGAGGCAGCCGGCTCGGGGGCCATCGTGCACGATGGCCGACTGGTCGACTACGCGATCGTGGAGCGCGCCGAGAAGATCCTCGGGGTCTGA
- a CDS encoding HpcH/HpaI aldolase/citrate lyase family protein, which translates to MSEIVRPRRSALYVPGANSRALEKSTGLAADMIILDLEDAVAPAEKEASRTRVCAAIESRAFGPREVLVRVNARGTSWHWDDLRAVAATPAHGVLVPKVDSPYEAARLADALDELDAPQSLRLWVMIETPRAVLAAAEIAASSDRIEGLVIGTNDLVNDLGALHVPGRMPVLSSLSHTILAARASGKAVLDGVYNAVRDTEGFVAEAAQGRALGFDGKTLVHPAQIGPANAAFGPSAADVQRAHEVIDAFSQAEAAGEGVTVVDGQMIEHLHVVHARRVIALQAQIEALTTAA; encoded by the coding sequence ATGTCTGAGATTGTTCGTCCTCGCCGCTCTGCTCTGTACGTGCCCGGTGCGAACTCCCGTGCCCTGGAGAAGTCCACTGGTCTAGCCGCTGACATGATCATTCTCGATCTGGAGGACGCCGTGGCGCCGGCAGAGAAAGAAGCGTCGCGCACGCGCGTCTGCGCCGCGATCGAATCCCGGGCCTTCGGCCCTCGCGAAGTTCTGGTGCGCGTGAACGCTCGCGGTACGTCCTGGCATTGGGACGACCTGCGCGCCGTCGCAGCGACGCCTGCGCACGGGGTTCTGGTTCCGAAGGTGGACTCACCGTACGAGGCCGCGCGACTCGCGGATGCCCTTGACGAGCTCGATGCGCCGCAGTCGCTGAGGCTGTGGGTCATGATCGAGACCCCGCGCGCGGTGCTGGCCGCCGCCGAGATCGCCGCATCGAGCGACCGGATCGAGGGACTCGTGATCGGCACGAACGACCTCGTGAACGATCTGGGTGCGCTGCATGTGCCGGGGCGGATGCCCGTGCTCTCGTCGCTGTCGCACACGATCCTTGCGGCCAGGGCGTCGGGCAAGGCGGTTCTGGACGGGGTCTACAACGCCGTGCGCGACACCGAGGGCTTCGTCGCCGAGGCCGCCCAGGGGCGTGCGCTGGGTTTCGACGGCAAGACACTGGTGCACCCCGCGCAGATCGGGCCGGCCAACGCGGCCTTCGGCCCTTCCGCGGCTGATGTGCAGCGGGCGCATGAGGTCATCGATGCCTTCTCGCAGGCCGAGGCCGCGGGCGAGGGCGTCACGGTGGTCGACGGTCAGATGATCGAGCACCTCCACGTCGTGCACGCCCGACGCGTGATCGCGCTGCAGGCACAGATCGAGGCGTTGACGACCGCCGCGTGA
- a CDS encoding MarR family winged helix-turn-helix transcriptional regulator, with product MNKRQPLPVDPIAEAKRQWVLHGWADAASGMSAVTSIIRAQQLMLTRVERTLKPFDLSFARFEMLRLLAFTREGRMPMASVIARLQVHPTSVTNAVNRLVSDGLVERAPHPEDGRAAMVVLTPSGRELIEEATVALNAVFTEPGMPDDDTLELVRILARFRKSEGDFSDPVAPPDPL from the coding sequence ATGAACAAGCGCCAACCGTTACCCGTCGACCCGATCGCCGAAGCGAAGCGGCAGTGGGTGCTTCACGGGTGGGCCGATGCCGCCTCGGGGATGTCGGCCGTGACCTCCATCATCCGCGCACAGCAGCTCATGCTCACCAGAGTGGAGCGCACCCTCAAGCCGTTCGACCTGTCGTTCGCGCGATTCGAGATGCTGCGCCTGCTCGCGTTCACCCGGGAGGGGCGTATGCCGATGGCGAGCGTCATCGCCCGCCTGCAGGTGCATCCGACGAGCGTCACGAACGCGGTGAACCGGCTGGTGAGCGACGGCCTGGTCGAGCGCGCTCCGCACCCCGAGGACGGCCGGGCCGCGATGGTCGTGCTCACGCCCTCGGGGCGCGAACTGATCGAAGAAGCCACCGTCGCCCTCAACGCCGTCTTCACCGAGCCGGGAATGCCCGACGACGACACGCTCGAGCTCGTGCGGATCCTGGCACGGTTCCGCAAGAGCGAGGGGGACTTCAGCGACCCCGTCGCACCGCCGGATCCGCTGTGA
- the mmsB gene encoding 3-hydroxyisobutyrate dehydrogenase encodes MSDIAFLGLGHMGGPMAANLVAAGHRVLGFDPVSAARDAARANGIGVAADPNAAVAGAEIVITMLPTGAHVIAAYQGDEHTPGLLASASPGTLFLDCSTIAVDEARRAHDLALAAGHRAADAPVSGGVIGAQRGTLAFMVGGSDEDFAAALAVLQIMGERIVHCGGSGLGQAAKVCNNMILGITQIAVAEAFVLGERLGLGHQALFDVASNASGQCWALTTNCPVPGPVTTSPANDDYRPGFAGALMSKDLGLAEAAIALTGVDAQLGIHARDMFRAYAEGDGAHRDFSGIIEMIREQSSSVDG; translated from the coding sequence ATGTCTGACATCGCTTTTCTCGGTCTGGGCCACATGGGCGGCCCGATGGCCGCCAATCTCGTGGCGGCCGGGCACCGTGTTCTCGGTTTCGATCCCGTCTCGGCCGCGCGCGATGCCGCACGCGCGAACGGGATCGGGGTCGCCGCCGATCCGAATGCCGCCGTGGCCGGCGCCGAGATCGTCATCACCATGCTCCCGACGGGCGCTCATGTGATCGCGGCCTACCAGGGCGACGAGCACACTCCGGGCCTGCTCGCCTCGGCATCCCCGGGCACGCTCTTCCTGGACTGCTCGACGATCGCCGTCGATGAAGCACGCCGCGCGCACGACCTCGCGCTGGCGGCCGGGCACCGTGCGGCGGATGCCCCAGTGTCGGGTGGTGTGATCGGCGCGCAGCGCGGAACACTGGCGTTCATGGTCGGCGGCAGTGACGAGGACTTCGCCGCCGCGCTCGCGGTGCTGCAGATCATGGGTGAACGGATCGTGCACTGCGGCGGATCCGGCCTGGGACAGGCGGCGAAGGTGTGCAACAACATGATCCTCGGCATCACTCAGATCGCGGTCGCTGAGGCCTTCGTCCTCGGGGAGCGGCTCGGGCTGGGCCATCAAGCGCTGTTCGATGTGGCGTCCAACGCCTCGGGCCAGTGCTGGGCGCTGACCACGAACTGTCCCGTGCCCGGCCCGGTCACCACGAGTCCGGCGAACGACGACTACCGGCCGGGGTTCGCCGGCGCCTTGATGTCGAAGGATCTGGGCCTGGCCGAGGCCGCGATCGCACTCACCGGTGTCGACGCCCAGCTTGGCATCCACGCGCGCGACATGTTCCGTGCGTATGCCGAAGGCGATGGTGCGCACCGGGACTTCTCCGGCATCATCGAGATGATCCGCGAGCAGAGCTCATCGGTCGACGGCTGA
- a CDS encoding enoyl-CoA hydratase/isomerase family protein — protein MTADATPDVLIERRGRVGVITLNRPRAINALTHPMVLAMRAALDDWAQDDSVRTVAITGAGERGLCAGGDIVSLYHDALSGDGAASAAFWYDEYRLNAQIARYGKPIVAVQDGIVLGGGIGISAHASHRVVTERSSLGLPEVSIGFVPDVGATWLLANAPGHLGTFAALTAATLNAADAMFLGLSDAYVPSERIPRLLTALESMEAGEAVLLLSTDAGAPPLASAREWIDAAFAADSISGIAHRLRMTGGADADRAAAAMARQSPMALAVTLESLRRAATLDTLEQALGQEYRVSRHAHAAPDFVEGVRAQVIDKDRRPRWQPCNEQDRALVDAYFAPHGDHDLLLTTALTS, from the coding sequence ATGACGGCGGATGCCACACCGGACGTGCTGATCGAACGGCGCGGGCGGGTCGGGGTGATCACCCTGAACCGCCCGCGCGCGATCAACGCCCTCACCCACCCGATGGTGCTTGCGATGCGCGCGGCCCTGGATGACTGGGCGCAGGACGACTCGGTTCGGACGGTCGCGATCACGGGTGCGGGCGAGCGCGGCCTCTGCGCGGGCGGCGATATCGTCAGCCTGTATCACGACGCCCTCTCGGGTGACGGCGCCGCCTCGGCCGCGTTCTGGTATGACGAGTACCGACTCAACGCGCAGATCGCCCGGTACGGCAAGCCGATCGTGGCGGTCCAGGACGGCATCGTGCTGGGCGGCGGGATCGGCATCTCGGCGCACGCCTCGCACCGCGTGGTCACCGAGCGCAGCTCACTCGGGCTGCCCGAGGTGAGCATCGGTTTCGTCCCCGATGTCGGTGCGACCTGGCTGCTCGCGAATGCGCCAGGACACCTGGGCACGTTCGCGGCGCTCACCGCCGCAACGCTGAATGCCGCGGATGCGATGTTCCTGGGCCTGAGCGATGCGTACGTGCCCTCCGAGCGGATTCCGCGACTGCTCACCGCCCTGGAGAGCATGGAAGCGGGTGAGGCCGTGCTGCTGCTCAGCACGGACGCAGGTGCTCCCCCGTTGGCTTCGGCGCGCGAGTGGATCGACGCCGCGTTCGCCGCCGACTCGATCAGCGGCATCGCTCACCGGCTGCGGATGACCGGCGGGGCGGATGCCGACCGCGCAGCCGCTGCGATGGCTCGGCAGTCGCCGATGGCGCTGGCCGTGACCCTGGAGTCGCTGCGTCGCGCCGCGACGCTCGACACTCTGGAGCAGGCGCTCGGGCAGGAGTACCGCGTCTCCCGTCACGCGCACGCGGCACCCGACTTCGTCGAGGGTGTGCGCGCACAGGTCATCGACAAGGACCGCCGGCCGCGCTGGCAGCCCTGCAACGAACAGGACCGCGCGCTGGTCGACGCGTACTTCGCGCCGCACGGCGATCACGACCTGCTACTCACCACCGCACTCACCTCCTGA
- a CDS encoding acyl-CoA dehydrogenase family protein, which yields MYATLTTEERTALVDAVRDFATARLAPHAANWDADKHFPVDALQDAGELGLGGIYVREDVGGSGLSRLDAVAIFEELAKGDTTIAAYISIHNMVAWMIDEFGDQQQREQWLPGLVAMTDLGSYCLTEPGAGSDAAAITTTATRDGDEYVLNGTKQFISGAGTSAVYLVMARTGASDSGARGISAILVPADAAGLSFGPNERKMGWNAQPTRQVVFDGVRVPVTNRLSEEGEGFAIAMKGLNGGRVNMGACSLGGAQWTLDRAIAYVKDREAFGAPLAANQSIMFALADMETDLQAARALLSRAAAQMDEKSSDAASACALAKRFATDAGFRVANEALQLHGGYGYLHEYGIERVVRDLRVHQILEGTNEIMRLIVGRGLLAGAR from the coding sequence ATGTACGCGACACTGACGACAGAAGAGCGCACCGCGCTCGTCGACGCCGTGCGCGACTTCGCGACCGCGCGGCTCGCACCGCACGCCGCGAACTGGGATGCCGACAAGCACTTCCCGGTCGACGCCCTGCAGGATGCCGGAGAGCTCGGCCTCGGCGGCATCTACGTGCGTGAGGACGTCGGCGGCTCCGGCCTATCGCGTCTCGACGCGGTGGCGATCTTCGAGGAGCTCGCAAAGGGCGACACGACGATCGCCGCCTACATCTCGATCCACAACATGGTGGCGTGGATGATCGATGAGTTCGGTGATCAGCAGCAGCGCGAGCAGTGGCTTCCCGGACTGGTCGCGATGACCGACCTCGGCAGCTACTGCCTCACCGAGCCCGGCGCCGGATCGGATGCCGCGGCGATCACCACGACGGCGACCCGTGACGGCGACGAGTACGTGCTCAACGGCACCAAGCAGTTCATCTCCGGCGCGGGCACCTCGGCGGTATATCTCGTGATGGCGCGCACCGGGGCATCCGATTCCGGCGCGCGCGGCATCAGCGCGATCCTCGTGCCCGCGGATGCGGCGGGCCTCTCGTTCGGCCCGAACGAGCGGAAGATGGGGTGGAACGCCCAGCCCACGCGACAGGTGGTCTTCGACGGCGTCCGCGTCCCGGTGACCAATCGCCTGAGTGAAGAGGGCGAGGGCTTCGCCATCGCCATGAAGGGCCTCAACGGCGGGCGGGTGAACATGGGCGCCTGCTCACTGGGTGGGGCGCAGTGGACGCTCGACCGGGCCATCGCCTATGTGAAGGACCGCGAGGCGTTCGGCGCCCCGCTCGCGGCGAACCAGTCGATCATGTTCGCGTTGGCCGACATGGAGACCGATCTGCAGGCGGCCCGTGCGCTGCTCTCACGCGCGGCGGCCCAGATGGACGAGAAGTCGTCGGATGCCGCTTCCGCCTGCGCACTGGCCAAGAGGTTCGCCACCGACGCAGGGTTCCGGGTCGCCAATGAGGCGCTGCAGCTGCACGGCGGTTACGGCTACCTGCACGAGTACGGCATCGAACGCGTGGTCCGCGATCTGCGCGTGCACCAGATCCTCGAGGGCACGAACGAGATCATGCGGCTGATCGTGGGCCGCGGGCTGCTGGCGGGCGCACGATGA